From one bacterium Scap17 genomic stretch:
- a CDS encoding ABC transporter permease, translated as MLEDALSDNYIFTATTLWHYWEGLVTTVQLVCLALLIGLILAVPLAIMRGSRRRWVKMPVYLYTYVFRGTPLLIQLYLIYYGVVFFDGFDISLGVTSVHVPSIQETWLWDYFRDPFVPALLAFVLNTAAYTTEIFHGAIQSTPKGEMEAARAYGMSRGKMMRRIILPSAFRRALPAYGNEVIFMLHASAICSVVTLLDLTGAARDIYARFYAPFEAFLFVAAIYLCLTFAIIAIFRQLEKRLLAHLKPLS; from the coding sequence ATGCTCGAGGATGCGCTGAGCGACAACTACATCTTCACCGCGACCACTCTCTGGCACTATTGGGAAGGGCTGGTCACCACCGTACAGCTGGTGTGTCTGGCGCTGCTCATCGGCCTGATACTGGCCGTACCGCTGGCGATCATGCGCGGTTCGCGCCGTCGCTGGGTGAAGATGCCGGTCTATCTCTACACCTATGTCTTCCGTGGCACGCCGCTGCTGATCCAGCTCTATCTGATCTACTACGGCGTAGTGTTCTTCGATGGCTTCGACATCTCGCTGGGCGTGACCAGCGTGCATGTGCCCAGCATCCAGGAGACCTGGCTATGGGATTACTTCCGTGATCCCTTCGTGCCGGCGCTGCTGGCCTTCGTGCTCAATACCGCAGCCTACACCACCGAGATCTTCCACGGTGCCATCCAGTCGACCCCCAAGGGCGAGATGGAAGCCGCCCGCGCCTACGGCATGTCACGCGGCAAGATGATGCGTCGCATCATTCTGCCCAGTGCCTTCCGTCGGGCACTACCGGCCTACGGCAATGAAGTCATCTTCATGCTGCATGCCAGTGCCATCTGCAGTGTGGTGACGCTGCTGGACCTCACCGGTGCCGCGCGTGACATCTACGCACGCTTCTACGCGCCCTTCGAGGCCTTCCTGTTCGTCGCCGCCATCTACCTGTGTCTGACCTTCGCCATCATTGCCATATTCCGGCAATTGGAGAAACGCCTGCTGGCACACTTGAAACCATTAAGCTGA
- a CDS encoding transporter substrate-binding domain-containing protein, with translation MKQFATRALLGLTLGLSSFAITTSAVQAADVPDPLRLGIDVPYAPFGYKLPSGELTGFEIELGNAICAQLATHCEWTEQDFDGIIPGLMARKYDVIMSALTINPERERQVLFSEPYFTPPSGWFVKADSPLAGADSLDAEALEGKVIGVQRGNLQDHYVTDLYGRTAEVRRYTKLDDLALDMDSGRVDVAFLDLPVGQDTLVNANDGNFVNTGSAISEPKKYFGDGFGIAMKKRDRDLKKAIDGALEALKADGTLKRLNDKYFASAATASDNHQ, from the coding sequence ATGAAACAGTTCGCGACACGTGCCCTGCTGGGCCTCACCCTCGGTCTCTCCAGCTTCGCCATCACCACCAGCGCCGTTCAGGCGGCCGATGTGCCGGACCCGCTGCGCCTGGGCATCGACGTGCCCTACGCGCCCTTCGGCTACAAGCTGCCCAGCGGTGAGCTGACCGGCTTCGAGATCGAACTGGGCAACGCCATCTGCGCCCAGCTCGCCACTCACTGCGAATGGACCGAGCAGGACTTCGACGGCATCATCCCGGGCCTGATGGCGCGCAAGTACGACGTCATCATGTCGGCGCTGACCATCAATCCGGAGCGTGAGCGTCAGGTGCTGTTCTCCGAACCCTACTTCACGCCGCCGTCCGGCTGGTTCGTCAAGGCGGACAGCCCGCTGGCGGGCGCGGACAGCCTCGATGCCGAGGCTCTCGAGGGCAAGGTGATCGGGGTGCAACGCGGCAACCTGCAGGATCACTACGTCACCGACCTCTACGGCCGTACGGCAGAAGTGCGCCGCTACACCAAGCTCGATGACCTGGCGCTGGACATGGACAGCGGCCGCGTCGATGTCGCCTTCCTGGACCTGCCGGTCGGTCAGGACACCCTGGTCAACGCCAATGACGGCAACTTCGTCAACACCGGCAGCGCCATCAGCGAGCCGAAGAAGTACTTCGGCGACGGCTTCGGCATCGCCATGAAAAAGCGCGACCGCGACCTCAAGAAGGCCATCGATGGTGCCCTGGAAGCGCTCAAGGCCGATGGCACGCTCAAGCGTCTCAACGACAAGTACTTCGCCAGCGCCGCCACCGCGTCCGACAACCACCAGTAA
- a CDS encoding ATP-binding cassette domain-containing protein gives MAESPSSDALPLEVRNITKSFGTNQVLKGLSLQAHKGDVITLIGASGSGKSTFLRCMNLLEQPDGGDIFVHGEQIGFKESRRGREPMDWRQVERMRARLSMVFQGFNLWSHMTLLENVIEAPIHVLGKPKKEAIAHARSLLDRVGLLERADYYPAQMSGGQQQRGAIARALAMEPEVMLFDEPTSALDPELVGDVLKVMRDLAEEGRTMVVVTHEMSFARDVSSQVVYLHQGLVEEAGKPEDVLGNPQSERLKQFLAPKY, from the coding sequence GTGGCCGAGAGCCCGAGCAGCGACGCGCTGCCTCTCGAGGTCCGCAACATCACCAAGTCCTTCGGCACCAATCAGGTGCTCAAGGGCTTGTCGCTGCAAGCACACAAGGGTGATGTCATCACCCTGATCGGTGCGTCCGGTTCCGGCAAGAGCACCTTTCTGCGCTGCATGAACCTGCTGGAGCAGCCGGACGGTGGCGACATCTTCGTGCATGGCGAACAGATCGGCTTCAAGGAAAGCCGCCGTGGCCGTGAACCGATGGACTGGCGTCAGGTCGAGCGCATGCGCGCGCGCCTGTCGATGGTGTTTCAGGGCTTCAATCTGTGGTCGCACATGACGCTGCTGGAAAATGTCATCGAGGCGCCGATCCACGTGCTCGGCAAGCCGAAGAAGGAAGCCATCGCCCACGCACGCAGTCTGCTAGACCGCGTCGGCCTGCTCGAGCGCGCCGACTACTATCCGGCGCAGATGTCCGGTGGCCAGCAGCAGCGCGGCGCCATCGCGCGCGCGCTGGCGATGGAGCCGGAGGTGATGCTGTTCGACGAGCCGACCTCGGCCCTCGACCCGGAACTGGTCGGTGACGTGCTCAAGGTCATGCGTGACCTGGCCGAGGAAGGCCGCACCATGGTGGTGGTGACCCACGAGATGAGCTTTGCGCGGGATGTCTCGAGCCAGGTGGTCTACCTGCATCAGGGACTGGTCGAGGAAGCCGGCAAGCCGGAAGACGTGCTGGGCAATCCCCAGTCGGAGCGCCTCAAGCAGTTCCTGGCGCCCAAGTACTGA
- a CDS encoding lipocalin — translation MTRLPHLAFSLIGLGLLGGCAGVPSGTQPVEGFELERYYGEWREIARLPNGFEEGLSCVSADYSPREDGGVRVINRGYNAEQGQWSQAEGRAYFTQGSETAALKVSFFGPFYGGYNVLALDEDYQWSLVAGADRDYLWILAREPQLDDDTYQALVDQAAELGFATDALIKVEQGDACPSPDDTER, via the coding sequence ATGACACGCCTGCCGCATCTTGCCTTCTCTCTCATCGGTCTCGGCCTTCTCGGCGGCTGCGCCGGAGTCCCCTCTGGCACCCAGCCCGTCGAGGGTTTCGAGCTCGAACGTTACTACGGTGAATGGCGCGAGATCGCCCGCCTGCCCAATGGCTTCGAGGAGGGCTTGAGCTGCGTCAGCGCTGATTACTCGCCCCGCGAGGACGGCGGCGTGCGCGTCATCAATCGCGGCTACAATGCCGAGCAAGGGCAATGGAGTCAGGCCGAAGGTCGCGCCTACTTCACTCAGGGCAGCGAGACGGCGGCCCTCAAGGTCAGCTTCTTCGGCCCCTTCTATGGCGGCTACAACGTGCTGGCGCTGGATGAGGACTATCAGTGGTCGCTGGTGGCCGGTGCCGATCGCGACTACCTGTGGATACTGGCACGTGAGCCACAGCTGGATGACGACACCTATCAGGCGCTGGTCGATCAGGCCGCCGAGCTGGGCTTCGCCACCGACGCGCTGATCAAGGTCGAGCAGGGCGATGCCTGCCCTTCTCCTGATGACACCGAACGCTGA
- a CDS encoding DUF971 domain-containing protein yields the protein METLIASAPDTQDTEAPQERHHWDMKEYLPHHEGAPLVMADHDETLASLAWASGEQTQLPLIWLRDHCACDLCRHPQTFERTFMLMDDAALTVHQMRVEQGNLVVVWQDGHTSHFDAGWLLQRRPSDAPPATPVPASQAWQQAHQPHVTAFADYMAGGQARLGWLEALCRDGFAILDAGPTAGGEIDQVAATIGPIRATNFGGRFEVFSKQAPNNAAYTPIALELHTDLPNWRQPPDIQMLYCLANEAEGGDSIFGDGMAVAEALRERDPQAFRLLAETPVDFRFADENTDLVVREPVIHLDANDKVIEVRFNNWIRDSLRLPLEQMQAWYSAYRQYWSILREPAFRLHLKLEAGQMVAFDNRRVMHGRKSFDPTTGRRHLQGCYVDYDMVESALRVTARQLASADPTQS from the coding sequence ATGGAGACTCTCATCGCATCTGCCCCGGACACTCAAGACACTGAAGCGCCACAGGAACGCCATCATTGGGACATGAAGGAATACCTGCCCCATCACGAGGGCGCGCCGCTGGTGATGGCAGACCACGACGAGACCCTGGCGTCACTGGCATGGGCCAGCGGTGAGCAGACCCAACTGCCGCTGATCTGGCTGCGCGATCACTGCGCCTGCGATCTCTGCCGGCATCCGCAGACCTTCGAGCGCACCTTCATGCTGATGGACGACGCGGCCCTGACAGTGCATCAGATGCGTGTCGAGCAAGGCAATCTCGTCGTCGTCTGGCAGGACGGCCACACCAGCCACTTCGATGCCGGCTGGTTGCTGCAACGTCGTCCGAGTGATGCGCCGCCAGCCACGCCGGTTCCCGCAAGCCAGGCTTGGCAGCAGGCCCATCAACCTCACGTCACCGCCTTTGCCGACTACATGGCCGGTGGGCAGGCGCGCCTGGGCTGGCTGGAAGCGCTGTGCCGCGACGGCTTCGCGATTCTGGATGCCGGCCCGACGGCAGGCGGCGAGATCGACCAGGTGGCCGCGACCATCGGCCCGATCCGCGCGACCAACTTCGGCGGCCGTTTCGAGGTCTTCTCCAAGCAGGCGCCCAACAACGCCGCCTACACGCCGATCGCGCTGGAACTGCACACCGACCTGCCCAACTGGCGCCAGCCGCCGGACATCCAGATGCTCTACTGCCTGGCCAACGAGGCCGAAGGCGGGGACTCCATCTTCGGAGACGGCATGGCGGTCGCCGAAGCCCTGCGCGAGCGAGACCCGCAGGCCTTCAGGCTGCTGGCCGAGACCCCGGTGGACTTCCGCTTTGCCGACGAAAATACGGACCTGGTAGTGCGCGAGCCGGTGATCCATCTGGATGCCAACGACAAGGTCATCGAGGTGCGCTTCAACAACTGGATCCGCGACAGCCTGCGCCTGCCGCTGGAACAGATGCAGGCCTGGTACAGCGCTTATCGCCAGTATTGGAGCATTCTGCGCGAACCGGCCTTCCGTCTGCACCTCAAGCTGGAAGCCGGCCAGATGGTGGCCTTCGACAACCGCCGCGTGATGCACGGCCGCAAGTCCTTCGACCCGACGACCGGTCGCCGCCACCTGCAGGGCTGCTATGTGGACTACGACATGGTGGAATCCGCACTGCGCGTCACGGCGCGCCAGCTGGCCAGTGCCGACCCCACTCAGTCGTGA
- a CDS encoding efflux RND transporter periplasmic adaptor subunit yields the protein MSRLNSRPARLSRIASSLLLTLGGLLTLSACSEGSGEANDSAQQTPPTMEVVAAISQPVAAWHTYTTRLESPQRVQLRPRVSGEVEEVLFTEGSQVSAGTPLVRLDQRPFKAEVERLEADVARFKAELANARSESGRAASLVKRNLISREEADSRSTNATGLNAQLKGAIAQLERARLNLDYATIRAPIDGRLSNARITRGNTVQAGESVLTTLVETRQLDAYIDISELTWNKDFAHVTAEDHLPVELQLAGQEDFPFHGELDFIDNSVDIDTGTLRIGTTFNADDPALRPGAFARLRIASPEIRDAVLIPERAIGTDLDRQFVLVVDENDTLAYRGISTGPRFGPLRAVTDGLAAGDRVLAAGPAKAGPGMPISPKLVDIKDGGALKSLAARVSRLQGEQAARQLNQDNDQKAATLAEADRQAAGGRS from the coding sequence ATGTCGAGACTGAACTCACGTCCGGCGCGCCTTTCTCGTATCGCTTCTTCCCTGCTGCTGACCCTCGGCGGCCTGCTGACGCTCAGCGCCTGCAGTGAAGGCAGTGGTGAAGCGAACGACAGCGCGCAACAGACGCCCCCCACGATGGAAGTCGTCGCTGCCATCTCGCAGCCGGTGGCGGCCTGGCACACCTACACCACGCGCCTGGAATCTCCCCAGCGCGTACAACTGCGCCCACGCGTGAGCGGCGAAGTCGAAGAAGTGCTGTTCACCGAAGGCAGCCAAGTAAGCGCCGGCACGCCGCTGGTACGTCTTGATCAGCGCCCCTTCAAGGCTGAGGTCGAGCGACTGGAAGCCGATGTCGCGCGCTTCAAGGCCGAACTGGCCAACGCGCGCAGCGAGTCCGGTCGTGCCGCCAGCCTGGTCAAGCGCAACCTGATCTCCCGCGAGGAGGCCGATTCGCGCAGCACCAATGCCACCGGTCTGAACGCTCAACTAAAGGGTGCCATCGCTCAGCTGGAGCGTGCGCGCCTGAATCTGGACTACGCCACCATCCGCGCCCCGATCGACGGCCGCCTGTCCAATGCGCGCATCACGCGTGGCAACACGGTACAGGCGGGGGAAAGCGTGTTGACCACGCTGGTCGAGACCCGTCAGCTGGACGCCTATATCGACATCAGCGAGCTGACCTGGAACAAGGACTTCGCGCATGTCACCGCCGAGGACCACCTGCCGGTGGAACTGCAGCTGGCCGGACAGGAAGACTTCCCCTTCCACGGTGAGCTCGACTTCATCGACAACAGTGTCGACATCGATACCGGCACCCTGCGCATCGGCACCACCTTCAATGCCGATGATCCCGCTCTGCGTCCGGGTGCCTTCGCGCGCCTGCGTATCGCCTCACCCGAGATCCGAGATGCCGTACTGATTCCGGAACGCGCCATCGGCACCGACCTGGACCGTCAGTTCGTCCTGGTGGTCGATGAGAACGACACCCTCGCCTACCGTGGCATCAGCACCGGTCCGCGCTTCGGCCCGCTGCGCGCCGTGACCGATGGCCTGGCCGCCGGTGACCGCGTGCTGGCGGCTGGCCCCGCCAAGGCAGGTCCGGGCATGCCGATCAGCCCCAAGCTGGTCGACATCAAGGATGGCGGCGCCCTCAAGTCACTGGCGGCGCGTGTCTCCCGCCTGCAGGGGGAGCAAGCTGCCCGCCAGCTGAACCAGGACAACGACCAGAAGGCCGCGACTCTCGCCGAGGCTGACCGTCAGGCAGCCGGAGGTCGTTCGTGA
- a CDS encoding transporter substrate-binding domain-containing protein, with product MKKLLGISLLGAALMAGGAQAAESLRIGVDVPYEPMEYKTPDGELTGFDIELGNAICAKINRDCEWVIQAWDGIIPGLMARKYDAIMSSMTINEERREKVLFSDTYITPPSAWFAPSDSELSATSTEALAGKAIGVQRGTLQDNYVTDLYGKNAEVKRYTTADDLVLDMDAGRLDIAFLDFPVGKSTLIDGGNGNYKAVGEVVTEPKKYFGDGFGIAMRKRDKDLAELINGALAELKADGTYDTIHTKYFGEKQ from the coding sequence ATGAAGAAGCTTCTGGGAATCTCCCTGCTGGGTGCAGCATTGATGGCCGGTGGCGCTCAGGCGGCCGAATCGCTGCGCATCGGCGTCGATGTGCCCTACGAGCCGATGGAGTACAAGACACCCGACGGTGAGCTGACCGGTTTCGATATCGAACTGGGCAATGCCATCTGCGCGAAGATCAACCGCGACTGCGAGTGGGTCATCCAGGCGTGGGACGGCATCATTCCCGGCCTGATGGCGCGCAAGTACGACGCCATCATGTCCTCGATGACCATCAATGAGGAACGCCGCGAGAAGGTGCTGTTCTCCGACACCTACATCACCCCGCCGTCCGCCTGGTTCGCCCCGTCCGACAGCGAGCTGAGCGCCACCTCCACCGAGGCCCTGGCCGGCAAGGCCATCGGCGTGCAGCGCGGTACCCTGCAGGACAACTACGTCACTGATCTCTATGGCAAGAATGCCGAGGTCAAGCGCTACACCACCGCCGATGACCTGGTGCTGGACATGGACGCGGGTCGCCTCGATATCGCCTTCCTCGATTTCCCGGTCGGCAAGTCCACCCTGATCGACGGCGGCAACGGCAACTACAAGGCCGTGGGTGAAGTGGTCACCGAGCCCAAGAAATACTTCGGCGACGGCTTCGGTATCGCCATGCGCAAGCGTGACAAGGACCTGGCCGAGCTGATCAACGGTGCCCTGGCCGAGCTGAAGGCCGATGGCACCTACGACACCATCCATACCAAGTACTTCGGCGAGAAGCAGTAA
- a CDS encoding GGDEF domain-containing protein, which produces MNPMTLCFADDTLERRYRRRQIETSHKLSRITIPLSCLLFASYALIEISMDEHYEPFLLLRAGILVSVLSLFLLSRLPRFRHHVNGILCLASLVAALGTLAMFHLGDGHAGEHLVGGHAGEFQGDSHAGGHLVDDHAGEHPEDSHADEHGNFPVYFVTLLLLVFWTYTLLGLQFIYAMACGLLIWMGCTASCALMHHGSHVLVEANEIFFMMAANLLAGMSAYSRERQSRQLFLHECHITGERDDLRDHAMCDSLTGLLNRRALLTRLDQILDIQTPGTVQAALFIDLDGFKPVNDRHGHAIGDEVLRITGERLGNTLRGNDIVGRLGGDEFLVLISREGNCRKGPEQLAERLIDAISRPITLEVDGEPLIIAVSASIGISLFPFSGATPETVIARADSAMYEAKQRGRGVVVTGNPLRLVL; this is translated from the coding sequence ATGAATCCCATGACACTCTGCTTTGCGGATGACACCCTGGAACGACGCTATCGTCGTCGACAGATCGAGACCTCACACAAGCTCAGCCGGATCACCATCCCGCTGAGCTGTCTGCTGTTCGCCTCCTATGCGCTGATCGAGATCAGCATGGACGAGCACTACGAGCCCTTTCTGCTGCTACGCGCCGGTATTCTGGTCAGCGTGCTGAGCCTGTTTCTGCTGTCACGCCTCCCGCGCTTCAGACACCACGTCAACGGCATCCTGTGCCTCGCCTCACTGGTAGCAGCGCTGGGGACGCTGGCGATGTTCCATCTGGGAGATGGCCATGCCGGTGAGCACCTGGTGGGTGGTCATGCTGGAGAATTTCAGGGAGACAGCCACGCTGGTGGGCACCTGGTGGACGACCATGCCGGAGAACATCCAGAAGACAGCCACGCCGACGAGCATGGTAATTTCCCGGTCTATTTCGTCACTCTGTTGCTACTGGTCTTCTGGACCTACACTCTGCTGGGACTGCAGTTCATCTATGCCATGGCTTGCGGCCTGCTGATATGGATGGGCTGCACCGCCAGCTGCGCGCTGATGCATCATGGCTCCCATGTACTGGTGGAAGCCAACGAGATTTTCTTCATGATGGCCGCCAATCTGCTGGCGGGCATGAGCGCCTACTCGCGCGAGCGCCAGAGCCGACAACTCTTCCTGCATGAATGCCATATCACCGGTGAGCGGGACGATCTGCGCGACCATGCGATGTGCGACTCACTCACCGGGCTGCTCAACCGGCGCGCCCTGCTGACACGCCTCGACCAGATACTCGACATCCAGACCCCCGGCACCGTGCAGGCCGCGTTGTTCATCGACCTCGATGGCTTCAAGCCCGTCAATGACCGCCACGGCCATGCCATCGGCGATGAGGTGCTGCGCATCACCGGCGAGCGCCTGGGCAACACCTTGCGCGGCAACGATATCGTCGGCCGCCTGGGGGGCGATGAGTTTCTGGTGCTGATCAGCCGTGAGGGCAACTGCCGCAAGGGCCCGGAGCAGCTGGCGGAACGTCTGATCGACGCCATCAGCCGCCCCATCACGCTGGAAGTCGATGGCGAGCCGCTGATCATCGCCGTCAGCGCCAGCATCGGCATCAGCCTGTTCCCCTTTTCGGGCGCCACGCCGGAAACGGTCATCGCGCGCGCCGACAGCGCCATGTACGAGGCCAAGCAACGCGGTCGGGGCGTCGTCGTCACCGGCAATCCGCTCCGCCTGGTACTGTGA
- a CDS encoding DUF1338 domain-containing protein, which yields MDIQQFFSALWDDYVAMTPQAQKIQDAFIADGETIVNDHVAFRTFDRGPITLSALEPHLLALGYTRFAPYDFREKKLRAFGYLPPSPDMPRVFLSELKCHELSERAQAIIDGLVSQISPDAATQPSVLWSGRLWKAPSFEQYQRLMEESEYAAWLSIIGLRANHFTISVNALERHDTLDKVLARVEALGLGINPAGGHIKGSPEVLLEQASTLADRQTFTFAGGEEHEISTCYYEFARRYPDADGELYQGFVAASADKIFESTNVRQEPTAS from the coding sequence ATGGATATCCAGCAGTTCTTCAGCGCCCTGTGGGATGACTACGTCGCCATGACGCCCCAGGCCCAAAAGATCCAGGATGCCTTCATCGCTGACGGCGAGACCATCGTCAACGACCACGTCGCCTTCCGCACCTTCGATCGCGGGCCGATCACCCTGAGCGCGCTGGAGCCTCACCTGCTGGCGCTGGGCTACACCCGCTTCGCACCCTATGATTTCCGCGAGAAGAAACTGCGCGCCTTCGGCTATCTACCGCCATCTCCCGACATGCCGCGCGTCTTTCTCTCCGAGCTGAAATGCCACGAGCTATCCGAGCGCGCCCAGGCGATCATCGATGGCCTGGTCAGCCAGATCTCGCCGGATGCCGCCACCCAGCCCTCCGTGCTGTGGTCGGGCCGCCTGTGGAAGGCGCCCAGCTTCGAGCAGTATCAGCGTCTGATGGAAGAGAGCGAATATGCCGCCTGGCTATCGATCATCGGCCTGCGCGCCAACCACTTCACCATCAGCGTCAACGCGCTCGAACGTCACGACACCCTCGACAAGGTGCTGGCGCGTGTCGAGGCGCTTGGCCTTGGCATCAATCCGGCCGGAGGACACATCAAGGGCTCGCCCGAGGTGCTGCTGGAGCAGGCCTCCACCCTTGCTGACCGCCAGACCTTCACCTTCGCCGGTGGCGAGGAGCATGAGATCTCCACCTGCTACTACGAGTTCGCGCGCCGCTACCCCGATGCCGATGGCGAGCTGTATCAGGGCTTCGTGGCCGCCAGCGCCGACAAGATCTTCGAATCCACCAATGTCCGCCAGGAGCCGACTGCCTCGTGA
- a CDS encoding succinylglutamate desuccinylase → MIADWLDLTLEGHASARGMGRIPGGRYEIVAPGVLEITPDVMGPEARPCVISAGIHGNETAPIELLGELIAGLESGHLIVGAPLLLILGNLPAIRSGERFITTNLNRLLKRAEDSVTANDCPSDDEPARARQLMAAVDTFYARFPLTEGTRRLHYDMHTAIRDSLYPRFAVVPFSDGDAISAAQWPILSAAGIQAVLHQHQHSWTFSHYSRHYHDADAFTLELGQVRPFGANDMAALAPMKALLAALATGTAPAEADPEAIDYFTVEVELMRQSADFTLCFSEDVANFTAFAPGSVVAEDAAAGPCIIGDTPLRVVFPNAKVEIGARAALLLAESSTPTG, encoded by the coding sequence GTGATTGCCGACTGGCTAGACCTGACACTCGAAGGCCACGCCAGCGCCCGTGGCATGGGCCGTATTCCCGGCGGCCGCTATGAGATCGTCGCGCCCGGCGTGCTGGAGATCACCCCCGACGTCATGGGGCCCGAGGCGCGCCCGTGCGTGATCTCCGCCGGCATCCACGGCAACGAGACCGCCCCCATCGAACTGCTCGGTGAACTGATCGCAGGCCTGGAGAGCGGTCATCTGATCGTCGGGGCGCCACTGCTGCTGATTCTGGGCAACCTGCCCGCCATCCGCAGTGGCGAGCGCTTCATCACCACCAATCTCAATCGGCTGCTCAAGCGCGCCGAGGACAGCGTCACGGCCAACGACTGCCCGTCGGATGATGAGCCGGCGCGCGCGCGTCAGCTGATGGCGGCCGTGGACACCTTCTATGCTCGCTTCCCGCTGACCGAGGGCACGCGCCGTCTGCACTACGACATGCACACCGCCATCCGCGACAGCCTCTATCCGCGCTTCGCGGTGGTGCCCTTCAGTGATGGCGATGCCATCAGCGCAGCGCAGTGGCCGATATTGAGCGCCGCCGGCATCCAGGCCGTGCTGCACCAGCATCAACACAGCTGGACCTTCTCGCACTATTCGCGCCACTACCATGATGCCGACGCCTTCACGCTGGAACTGGGCCAGGTACGCCCGTTCGGCGCCAACGACATGGCGGCGCTCGCGCCGATGAAAGCCCTGCTCGCGGCACTGGCGACCGGCACGGCGCCCGCCGAAGCGGACCCGGAGGCCATCGACTACTTCACGGTGGAAGTGGAATTGATGCGTCAGTCAGCCGACTTCACGCTGTGCTTCAGCGAGGATGTCGCCAACTTCACTGCCTTCGCTCCCGGTAGCGTGGTGGCCGAAGACGCCGCTGCTGGCCCCTGCATCATCGGCGATACGCCACTGCGGGTGGTCTTCCCCAACGCGAAGGTGGAGATAGGCGCCCGCGCCGCCCTGCTACTGGCCGAGAGTTCGACACCGACAGGCTGA
- a CDS encoding ABC transporter permease — MIDLQGYGPSLLEGAWVTVQLAVLAQLLAIALGLLTATAKMSRSTPLRWLAMLYTTIIRGVPDIVLMLLLFFGGQIGINMVTDWLYDSYDIDVFVNVDEFTAGVVTIGFIFGAYMGETFRGAFMAVDAGQIEAGRAYGMSNWKVFKRIRFPLMMRHALPGLGNNWMVLLKTTALVSVIGLVDMVRVASEAAKATHEPFTFLLPVAAGYLLIATVSEWGLARLKQRYNAGFGEASAWNN, encoded by the coding sequence ATGATTGACCTACAAGGCTACGGGCCCAGCCTGCTGGAAGGTGCCTGGGTCACGGTGCAGCTGGCCGTGCTGGCCCAGCTGCTGGCCATCGCGCTGGGGCTATTGACGGCGACGGCCAAGATGTCGCGCTCCACACCTCTGCGCTGGCTCGCGATGCTCTATACCACCATCATCCGCGGCGTACCGGACATCGTGCTGATGCTGCTGCTGTTCTTCGGCGGCCAGATCGGCATCAACATGGTCACCGACTGGCTGTACGACAGCTACGACATCGACGTCTTCGTCAATGTCGATGAGTTCACTGCCGGCGTCGTCACCATCGGCTTCATCTTCGGTGCCTACATGGGCGAAACCTTCCGTGGCGCCTTCATGGCGGTGGATGCCGGTCAGATCGAAGCCGGGCGGGCCTATGGCATGAGCAACTGGAAGGTCTTCAAGCGAATTCGCTTCCCGTTGATGATGCGTCACGCCCTGCCGGGGCTGGGCAACAACTGGATGGTACTGCTCAAGACCACCGCCCTGGTGTCGGTGATCGGGCTGGTCGACATGGTGCGTGTCGCCAGTGAGGCCGCCAAGGCGACCCACGAGCCCTTCACCTTTCTGTTGCCGGTCGCGGCAGGCTATCTGCTGATCGCCACCGTGTCCGAGTGGGGGCTGGCACGTCTCAAGCAGCGCTATAACGCCGGATTCGGGGAGGCCAGCGCATGGAACAACTGA